The proteins below come from a single Rosa rugosa chromosome 2, drRosRugo1.1, whole genome shotgun sequence genomic window:
- the LOC133728584 gene encoding LOB domain-containing protein 4-like, with product MKEISGRKQGGMSPCAACKLLRRRCAQDCVFAPYFPADEPHKFASVHKVFGASNVNKMLQELPEHQRSDAVSSMVYEANARVRDPVYGCVGAISSLQQQIDVLQTQLAIAQAEVVHMKMNQLPSASPPAATSENTSPISVKQIMPNNNNSHHHYHPHQTTKSFFTMDMVVDQANSLWSC from the exons ATGAAGGAGATCAGTGGTAGAAAACAAGGTGGAATGTCTCCATGTGCAGCATGCAAGCTTCTGAGAAGGAGGTGTGCGCAGGATTGTGTGTTTGCTCCTTATTTTCCAGCTGATGAGCCTCACAAGTTTGCAAGTGTGCACAAGGTTTTTGGTGCTAGCAATGTCAACAAGATGCTACAG GAATTACCAGAGCACCAGCGCAGTGATGCAGTGAGTTCGATGGTGTACGAGGCAAACGCTCGAGTAAGAGACCCTGTGTACGGCTGTGTTGGTGCAATCTCATCTCTACAGCAACAGATCGACGTCCTCCAAACTCAACTGGCCATTGCACAAGCTGAGGTGGTGCACATGAAAATGAATCAATTGCCTTCTGCATCACCTCCCGCAGCCACATCAGAAAACACCTCTCCCATCTCAGTCAAGCAAATAAtgcctaataataataattctcaCCATCATTATCATCCTCATCAGACCACCAAATCCTTTTTTACAATGGACATGGTGGTAGATCAGGCCAATTCTTTGTGGTCATGCTAG